A single window of Acanthopagrus latus isolate v.2019 chromosome 1, fAcaLat1.1, whole genome shotgun sequence DNA harbors:
- the cd7al gene encoding cd7 antigen-like, which yields MTWMRHLTCLWILFATHNGCVYSDIQFLERQEGQSVVLPCAVEPRAPPPFGWSLMRSWLHHGKVMYMHTKTEAHVFNADDKNRTRVSGDPSSHSLNVTISDLRASDTDRYYCEFVVDNPSHEDLRLPGKTEFFLLVTADAPGLPGLVETCAGGSAVLPCLPPGGEGLAVEGVSLKRQRGQAAVEVLYHSKRHHSSSHPSHSSSQFPVEKVHLSSAPGPGGITYNLTLQQLQPDDSGLYSCQLLLRGRPDSSTRLGRQAVLVSVQGGQCSCSSYSSLLYALSSAVAILLLFLLLAFVVIYKGKSRRSVKSHPQAPIYEEMTGVQAASRKLGPLHLEETQSSEYRNCPVKKSCSENYYESPRKNSLK from the exons ATGACTTGGATGCGGCACCTGACCTGTCTGTGGATTCTGTTCGCCACACACAATGGATGTG TTTACAGTGACATTCAGTTCCTTGAGAGGCAGGAGGGCCAATCTGTGGTTCTGCCCTGTGCGGTCGAACCGAGAGCGCCTCCGCCCTTCGGCTGGTCCCTGATGCGCAGCTGGTTGCATCACGGTAAGGTGATGTACATGCACACCAAGACCGAAGCCCACGTATTCAATGCCGACGACAAAAACCGCACCAGGGTCAGCGGGGACCCGAGCAGCCACTCTCTGAACGTGACCATCTCTGATCTGAGGGCCAGCGACACAGACCGCTACTACTGCGAGTTCGTGGTGGACAACCCGAGCCACGAAGATTTACGACTGCCTGGAAAGACTGAGTTCTTCCTCCTCGTGACTGCTG ATGCCCCTGGGTTGCCGGGGCTGGTAGAGACGTGTGCTGGGGGCTCGGCCGTGCTCCCCTGTCTCCCCCCGGGTGGGGAGGGCTTGGCTGTGGAGGGGGTGAGCCTGAAGCGGCAGAGGGGCCAGGCAGCTGTGGAGGTGTTGTACCACTCAAAGCgtcaccacagcagcagccatccctcccactcctcctcccagTTTCCTGTCGAGAAGGTCCATCTCTCCTCTGCGCCCGGCCCCGGTGGCATCACCTACAACCTgaccctgcagcagctgcagccggaCGACAGCGGCCTGTACAGCTGCCAGCTGCTCCTGCGGGGCCGGCCCGACAGCAGCACCCGTCTAGGGAGACAAGCGGTCCTTGTTTCTGTGCAAG GAGGTCagtgcagctgctccagctACTCCTCTCTGCTGTACGCCTTGTCCTCGGCCGTggccatcctcctcctcttcctcctcctcgccttcGTGGTGATATATAAA GGCAAATCTCGCCGCAGTGTCAAGTCACACCCTCAGGCCCCCATCTACGAGGAGATGACCGGGGTGCAGGCTGCAAGCCGTAAGCTGGGCCCTCTCCATCTGGAGGAAACGCAGTCTTCCGAGTACAGGAACTGCCCCGTGAAGAAATCCTGCTCTGAAAACTATTACGAAAGCCCCAGGAAGAattctctgaaataa